One genomic region from Cumulibacter soli encodes:
- a CDS encoding tyrosine-type recombinase/integrase has protein sequence MARPPLTIGTWGTITTTTRGTRRVAKARFRDYDGRTRLVEASGRSAAEAERRLKARLIERAAPSDADITADSRVSVLLTYWAREIEESDLAPDTKRLYLGTLRREITPALGNLVIREVTVARVEAFLRAVKATKTVHVARTAQKVLSSVWAVAARLGATDRNIVKDTSPVAVPAKAVQALTAQDVRAIRDGLRTDKKARAADLPDVVDMFAATGLRISEVLGVRWDDVDLDAGTVTPRMRVQRIKGQGLHLTDRLKTKGKRATLQLPSFALDMLLRRRIEQSAPNPHNVVFPSLRGTLRDVSNMERQWRDARTRLGYGWVTPHTFRKTVATIVANALDARAAASQLGHTTSATTERHYIERSVTGPDARAQLQALAGGDSDSNSLG, from the coding sequence GTGGCTAGACCACCGCTCACGATCGGCACCTGGGGCACCATCACCACCACTACCCGCGGCACACGGCGCGTGGCGAAAGCACGGTTCCGCGACTACGACGGCCGGACACGACTCGTCGAAGCATCAGGCCGAAGCGCAGCCGAAGCAGAACGACGCCTCAAAGCCCGACTGATCGAACGCGCCGCGCCCAGTGACGCCGACATCACCGCGGACAGCCGCGTGAGCGTGCTCCTCACCTACTGGGCGCGGGAGATCGAGGAATCAGACCTGGCCCCCGACACAAAGCGCCTATACCTGGGAACGCTGCGCCGCGAGATCACGCCCGCCCTCGGGAACCTCGTGATCCGCGAGGTCACGGTCGCGCGGGTCGAGGCGTTCCTGCGCGCCGTCAAAGCAACCAAGACCGTGCACGTTGCGCGGACTGCGCAGAAAGTCCTGTCCAGCGTGTGGGCTGTCGCTGCGCGGCTCGGCGCGACCGACCGCAACATCGTCAAAGACACGAGTCCGGTAGCGGTCCCGGCGAAGGCGGTGCAGGCTCTCACGGCGCAGGACGTGCGGGCTATCCGCGACGGCCTACGTACCGACAAGAAAGCGCGCGCCGCGGACCTGCCCGACGTCGTCGATATGTTCGCTGCCACCGGCCTGCGGATCAGTGAGGTTCTCGGCGTGCGGTGGGACGACGTCGACCTGGACGCGGGCACGGTGACGCCGCGGATGCGGGTGCAGCGGATCAAAGGCCAGGGCCTGCACCTCACGGACCGGCTCAAGACGAAAGGCAAGCGAGCGACGCTGCAACTGCCCTCATTCGCGCTGGACATGCTGCTGCGGCGCCGAATAGAGCAGTCGGCGCCGAACCCCCACAACGTCGTGTTCCCGTCGCTGAGGGGCACGCTGCGGGACGTGTCAAACATGGAGCGGCAGTGGCGCGACGCGCGGACGCGTCTCGGGTACGGGTGGGTCACGCCGCACACGTTCCGTAAGACGGTGGCGACGATCGTCGCGAACGCACTGGATGCTCGCGCTGCCGCTAGCCAGCTGGGTCATACGACGTCGGCCACGACGGAGCGGCACTACATCGAGCGGTCGGTGACGGGGCCTGATGCGCGGGCGCAGTTGCAGGCGTTGGCCGGCGGTGATTCCGATTCGAATTCGTTGGGTTAA
- a CDS encoding YdcF family protein, with the protein MIGRFFARILAGLLVGCVLGTFGVAFAVWKVARDTDTHHADSIVVLGAAQYDGEPSPVFQWRLQHALDLWRDGYADTIVTVGGNQAGDVYTEASAGKKWLVEEGGVPEDAVIAVESGTNTLTSAEALVPVYEEHGLDDAIVVTDPPHTLRAMTMISDQGITTYGSPTRAGPAVQTRETQLKYIVRETGALLYYGLFGGSPETGMAV; encoded by the coding sequence GTGATCGGCAGGTTCTTCGCCCGTATTCTTGCCGGGCTGCTGGTCGGGTGTGTGTTGGGGACGTTCGGTGTGGCGTTCGCCGTCTGGAAAGTAGCGCGAGACACCGATACACATCACGCCGACTCCATCGTCGTGCTTGGCGCGGCGCAATACGACGGCGAACCCTCACCGGTGTTCCAATGGCGGCTGCAGCATGCGCTCGACCTGTGGCGCGACGGTTACGCAGATACGATCGTCACCGTGGGCGGAAATCAAGCTGGCGACGTCTATACGGAGGCGAGCGCCGGTAAGAAATGGCTGGTCGAGGAGGGCGGCGTCCCCGAGGACGCGGTCATTGCGGTGGAGTCGGGCACGAATACGCTCACCAGCGCCGAAGCGCTCGTGCCGGTTTACGAAGAGCACGGTCTCGACGACGCGATCGTGGTGACTGATCCGCCGCACACATTGCGGGCGATGACCATGATCTCGGATCAGGGCATCACCACCTACGGTTCGCCGACCCGAGCAGGGCCCGCCGTACAGACTCGCGAGACGCAGCTGAAGTACATCGTCCGGGAAACCGGCGCGCTGCTGTATTACGGGTTGTTCGGCGGTTCACCGGAGACCGGGATGGCGGTGTAG
- a CDS encoding deoxyguanosinetriphosphate triphosphohydrolase has product MSYTAADVQRFVTEQPKTSYFAGEDPGTRSEFARDRARILHSAAFRRLAGKTQVVVPGEDDFPRTRLTHSLEVAQIAREMGAALGVDPDIADAAGLAHDLGHPPFGHNGESALDDVSQECGGFEGNAQTLRVVCRLESKVLDGEASVGLNLTRASLDATCKYPWARQAGRRKFGVYADDLPQFTWARSADLGERACMEAQVMDWSDDVAYSVHDVEDGVMTGLIDLSRLTDAREVTEVCRIASQEYLAIDTSALADVLGGLLRLPVLDEVAAYGASIGSSRRGRVALKRATSELLGRFSTAAIRATREKYGTGELSRYAADLQVPERVQAECALLKATAYRYVMQREGAATLQAWQRRLLRELVAALREQPSQLRDQHVESYQHAASDADRLRAIIDQVAELTDNAAITWWKRLCGGG; this is encoded by the coding sequence GTGAGTTACACGGCCGCCGACGTGCAGCGTTTCGTTACCGAACAGCCCAAGACCAGCTATTTCGCTGGGGAGGATCCGGGCACGCGCTCGGAGTTTGCCCGCGACCGAGCCCGGATCCTGCATTCGGCGGCGTTCCGGCGTTTGGCTGGTAAGACTCAGGTCGTCGTGCCCGGGGAGGACGACTTCCCGAGGACTCGATTGACCCACTCGCTCGAGGTCGCACAGATCGCCCGTGAGATGGGTGCTGCGCTCGGAGTCGATCCCGACATCGCCGACGCTGCAGGGCTCGCGCACGATTTGGGCCACCCGCCGTTCGGCCACAACGGCGAAAGCGCGTTGGACGACGTGTCACAAGAGTGCGGCGGTTTCGAGGGCAACGCGCAGACGCTGCGCGTGGTGTGTCGGCTGGAATCCAAGGTGCTTGATGGTGAGGCCAGTGTCGGCTTGAACCTGACGCGCGCATCGCTGGACGCGACCTGTAAGTACCCCTGGGCGCGCCAGGCCGGACGCCGGAAGTTCGGCGTGTACGCCGACGATCTGCCCCAGTTCACCTGGGCCCGGTCCGCAGATCTCGGCGAACGTGCCTGCATGGAAGCGCAGGTGATGGACTGGTCCGACGATGTCGCGTATTCCGTGCATGATGTCGAAGATGGTGTGATGACGGGTCTGATCGACCTGTCGCGACTCACGGACGCACGCGAGGTTACCGAGGTCTGCCGGATCGCCAGCCAGGAGTACCTGGCTATTGACACGTCTGCCCTCGCCGACGTGCTCGGCGGGCTGCTTCGGTTGCCGGTGCTGGATGAGGTCGCGGCGTACGGCGCATCCATCGGATCATCACGTCGCGGTCGGGTGGCATTGAAGCGAGCCACCAGCGAACTGCTCGGCCGGTTCTCCACAGCGGCGATCCGAGCGACCCGCGAGAAGTACGGCACGGGCGAGCTGAGCAGGTATGCCGCGGATCTGCAGGTGCCCGAGCGTGTGCAGGCCGAATGTGCGCTATTGAAAGCAACCGCCTATCGATATGTGATGCAGCGAGAGGGCGCCGCAACGTTGCAGGCTTGGCAACGGCGACTACTTCGCGAACTCGTTGCGGCGTTACGCGAGCAACCATCCCAGTTGCGTGATCAGCACGTCGAGAGTTACCAGCACGCAGCTAGCGACGCCGACCGGCTGCGGGCGATCATCGATCAAGTCGCTGAGTTAACGGACAACGCCGCGATCACGTGGTGGAAGCGTCTGTGCGGGGGCGGGTGA
- the dusB gene encoding tRNA dihydrouridine synthase DusB codes for MARRFGHVDVDAMKTLSFGAIPVDPPVVLAPMAGITTSAYRRVCRQYGAGLYVSEMITTRALVERTPLTMDMLRFHPSETPRSVQLYATDPAIVATAVRILVEEDRADHIDLNMGCPVPKVTRKGGGAALPWRRNLFRAIVGAAVHAADGRVPVTVKMRMGIDHEHLTFLEAGRTAQEEGVQAVALHGRTAAQMYGGTADWNAITMLVNELDVPVLGNGDIWEADDALAMVEQTGCAGVVVGRGCLGRPWLFADLANAFAGSSERVRPSLSEVADTMREHASYMVEDLGEPRGTRDFRKHVSWYLKGFRAGSEVRQKLGLIGSLRDLDDLLDGLLQAHGDQPYPLSILGLARGRSTGTRKVTLPEGWLADRDSCAVPFGAEIDVSGG; via the coding sequence ATGGCGCGACGGTTCGGACACGTTGACGTGGATGCGATGAAGACGCTCAGTTTCGGCGCGATTCCAGTGGATCCTCCCGTCGTGCTCGCGCCGATGGCCGGGATCACCACGAGCGCGTACCGACGGGTCTGTCGGCAGTACGGTGCCGGGTTATACGTATCGGAAATGATCACGACTCGCGCACTGGTCGAACGCACGCCGTTGACGATGGACATGTTGCGGTTCCACCCCAGCGAAACGCCGCGATCGGTGCAGTTGTATGCCACAGACCCAGCGATCGTTGCGACCGCCGTACGCATCCTTGTTGAGGAGGACCGCGCCGATCACATCGACCTCAACATGGGGTGCCCGGTTCCGAAGGTGACCCGCAAGGGTGGCGGCGCGGCCCTGCCGTGGCGGCGCAATCTGTTTCGCGCCATCGTGGGCGCGGCCGTACACGCCGCGGACGGTCGGGTGCCGGTCACGGTGAAAATGCGGATGGGCATTGATCACGAGCACCTCACCTTCCTGGAGGCAGGTCGTACCGCGCAGGAGGAGGGCGTACAGGCGGTCGCGCTGCATGGGCGGACCGCCGCGCAGATGTACGGCGGGACGGCCGACTGGAACGCGATCACCATGCTCGTCAACGAACTCGACGTGCCGGTGCTCGGCAACGGTGACATTTGGGAGGCCGATGACGCGTTGGCGATGGTGGAACAGACCGGCTGCGCAGGCGTCGTAGTCGGCCGTGGCTGCCTCGGTCGGCCGTGGTTGTTCGCCGACCTCGCGAATGCCTTCGCCGGGTCGAGTGAACGGGTACGCCCGTCGTTGTCCGAGGTCGCTGACACGATGCGTGAACATGCCTCGTACATGGTGGAGGATCTGGGCGAGCCTCGTGGCACGCGCGACTTCCGCAAACACGTCTCGTGGTACCTGAAGGGGTTTCGCGCGGGTTCGGAGGTCCGCCAGAAGCTCGGACTGATCGGAAGTCTGCGTGACCTCGACGACCTGCTGGACGGACTCCTCCAGGCGCATGGCGACCAGCCTTATCCGCTAAGCATCCTGGGACTGGCCAGGGGCCGCTCGACCGGGACCCGCAAGGTGACGCTGCCGGAGGGATGGTTGGCGGACCGGGACAGCTGCGCGGTGCCGTTCGGTGCTGAGATCGACGTTTCTGGTGGCTGA
- a CDS encoding helix-turn-helix domain-containing protein, whose product MTRLSERLQQANAERQLTVRQIADIGGDGVDKSTISRYLRGQHPASPRDDVLQTFSKALGVPVQELRELAGRPGGEAAPYKPPPEVNQLTAVQRRALDGIIRAMAQPHETNTEVSTVDELASERKTPVSKPTRSHRSAAAPSPYSDDAGKRIRRQQDADAEDSQE is encoded by the coding sequence GTGACCCGACTAAGCGAGCGCCTACAGCAGGCCAACGCCGAACGCCAACTCACGGTGAGACAGATCGCCGATATTGGCGGCGACGGCGTGGACAAAAGCACCATCAGCCGGTACCTGCGAGGGCAGCATCCAGCCAGCCCACGCGACGACGTATTACAGACTTTCAGTAAGGCGCTCGGGGTACCGGTTCAGGAGTTGCGGGAACTCGCTGGTCGACCGGGCGGCGAGGCGGCACCGTATAAGCCGCCGCCAGAGGTCAACCAGCTGACAGCGGTGCAGCGGCGAGCCCTCGACGGGATCATCCGGGCGATGGCTCAGCCACACGAGACCAATACCGAAGTATCGACGGTTGACGAACTCGCCAGCGAGCGTAAAACTCCTGTCAGCAAACCCACCCGTTCCCATCGATCCGCAGCCGCACCTTCGCCGTACAGCGATGACGCCGGCAAACGCATACGACGTCAGCAGGACGCCGACGCCGAAGACTCGCAGGAGTAA
- a CDS encoding YqaJ viral recombinase family protein: MTTTNDWRCPGSIRVLGADASRADWLAHRRTGIGASEIASVLNVDGAYDTPYGIWAEKTSAEAPEESDDELLRMGRDIEDVVAARFAEQTGIVVRRHGLARSRRFPHLLASVDRLTADGGVLECKVHTQWAKAGAEWADGRVPEKFWWQGQQQLLVTGRSHVWFAALVPGVGFWVERVEREANAQERIAYESEKFWRYVETGTAPPIDPLHTTDDELRARFPDVVAPESVAEAAIPEAFEALYSERDALQVEAKATKDRLAEIDKQIKAAIGDREYLAASGRPLFRWQSVTSSRLDTKALEAAHPDLVAEYRRPSVSRRLTPIKNALTTDKAA, from the coding sequence ATGACCACCACTAATGACTGGCGTTGCCCCGGATCGATCCGGGTACTCGGCGCTGACGCTTCGCGCGCCGATTGGCTCGCCCACCGCCGCACCGGGATCGGCGCGAGCGAGATCGCCTCGGTACTGAATGTCGACGGCGCCTACGACACGCCCTATGGGATCTGGGCAGAGAAGACCAGCGCGGAGGCCCCCGAGGAATCCGACGACGAGTTGTTGCGGATGGGCCGCGACATCGAAGACGTAGTCGCCGCTCGGTTCGCTGAGCAGACCGGCATCGTGGTACGCCGCCATGGGCTTGCGCGTTCCCGCCGATTCCCTCACCTCCTCGCCAGCGTCGACCGTCTTACTGCTGACGGCGGCGTGCTGGAGTGCAAGGTGCACACGCAGTGGGCGAAAGCCGGTGCCGAGTGGGCAGACGGCCGCGTGCCGGAAAAGTTCTGGTGGCAAGGCCAGCAGCAATTGCTCGTGACCGGCCGGTCGCATGTGTGGTTCGCTGCGCTCGTTCCCGGCGTGGGTTTCTGGGTTGAGCGGGTAGAGCGCGAGGCGAACGCGCAGGAGCGGATCGCTTATGAGAGTGAAAAGTTCTGGCGGTACGTGGAAACCGGGACGGCTCCGCCGATTGACCCGCTACACACGACCGACGACGAACTACGGGCCCGGTTCCCTGACGTGGTTGCGCCGGAGTCGGTCGCTGAGGCCGCGATACCCGAAGCTTTCGAGGCGCTCTACTCGGAGCGTGACGCGCTGCAGGTCGAAGCGAAAGCCACGAAGGACCGGCTAGCGGAAATCGACAAGCAGATCAAAGCCGCGATCGGTGACCGCGAATACCTCGCCGCGTCCGGCCGGCCGTTGTTTCGGTGGCAGTCCGTCACCAGCAGCCGCCTCGACACGAAAGCACTCGAGGCCGCGCACCCGGACCTGGTCGCTGAGTACCGGCGACCGAGCGTGTCCCGGCGCCTGACCCCGATCAAGAACGCCCTCACCACCGACAAGGCGGCCTAG
- the dnaG gene encoding DNA primase, with amino-acid sequence MAGLIKNEDIREVRERASIADVIGEYVTLRNAGGGNMKGLCPFHDEKTPSFSVSPGRGLFYCFGCGESGDVISFVQKMEHVGFAEAVEQLADRAGLQLRYEQTGGPAGGQRQPGQRQRLVAANKAAVEFFVAQLGAPGAASTARAFLAERGFTQQAALDFSCGFAPDSWDMLVRHLRGLGFTEKELLTADLARRSSRGTLIDRFRKRLIWPIFDRHGDPIGFGARRLFDDDSSEAKYLNTSETPLYKKSTVLFGLEKARREIAKSRQVVVVEGYTDVMACHLAGIPTAVASCGTAFGSEHIAVIRQLLMDSDVFRGEVIFVFDGDEAGQKAALKAFSDDQKFTAQTFVAVEPDGRDPCELRQDSGDAAVRDLIARRQPLVEFAITSRLRLHNLDTVEGRVAALDETIPLVAQIKDIALRTEYARRLAGLVGVDDPNRIVARVRSWRPEAQPRTGRRAATAEVADQRVEPNADRIARPKPDDPNTWAERESLKLALQSPTLVGPAFDVASEDIYRVPAYAALRRYIEEAGGVNNASSPQEWVPQVAELIKGDDADVLKRLLHELAVEPVNVPGDGPDSRYVTSILAALQLPRAHARIAQIKSRLQRINPIEDDATYRRTFGELVTMEQLARGLREQAAGGT; translated from the coding sequence GTGGCGGGACTGATCAAGAACGAGGACATACGCGAGGTCCGTGAGCGCGCCTCGATCGCCGATGTGATCGGAGAGTACGTAACCCTGCGCAACGCGGGCGGCGGGAACATGAAGGGCTTGTGCCCATTCCACGACGAGAAGACGCCGTCGTTCAGCGTGTCGCCGGGCCGCGGATTGTTCTACTGCTTCGGATGCGGCGAGTCCGGTGACGTTATCTCCTTCGTACAGAAGATGGAGCATGTCGGCTTCGCCGAGGCCGTCGAACAGCTGGCGGATCGCGCTGGTCTTCAACTGCGATACGAACAAACCGGCGGCCCTGCCGGAGGCCAGCGCCAACCGGGACAGCGGCAACGACTGGTGGCCGCGAACAAGGCCGCTGTCGAGTTCTTCGTCGCGCAGCTCGGCGCGCCTGGAGCGGCTTCGACCGCGCGTGCTTTCCTTGCTGAGCGGGGGTTCACGCAACAAGCGGCACTGGACTTTTCCTGCGGGTTTGCTCCTGACTCGTGGGATATGTTGGTGCGCCATTTGCGCGGCCTGGGATTCACCGAGAAGGAACTGCTGACCGCGGATCTCGCGCGCAGATCCTCGCGCGGCACGCTAATTGATCGGTTCCGCAAGCGATTGATTTGGCCGATCTTCGATCGCCACGGTGACCCCATCGGTTTCGGTGCGCGCCGGTTGTTCGACGATGACTCCAGTGAGGCCAAGTATCTCAATACGTCGGAAACGCCGCTGTACAAGAAAAGCACGGTGTTATTCGGGTTGGAGAAGGCGCGGCGCGAGATCGCGAAGAGCCGCCAGGTCGTCGTGGTCGAGGGCTACACGGACGTGATGGCCTGCCACCTCGCCGGCATACCCACCGCGGTGGCATCCTGCGGTACGGCGTTCGGGTCCGAGCATATTGCGGTGATCCGCCAATTGCTGATGGACAGTGATGTGTTCCGCGGGGAGGTCATCTTCGTTTTCGACGGCGACGAAGCGGGCCAGAAGGCTGCTCTCAAAGCATTCTCCGACGATCAAAAGTTCACCGCGCAGACGTTCGTGGCTGTCGAGCCGGACGGTCGTGATCCGTGCGAGTTACGCCAGGACTCAGGAGATGCCGCGGTGCGCGACCTGATCGCACGCCGCCAGCCGCTGGTCGAGTTTGCGATTACCTCGCGGTTGCGGTTGCACAATCTCGACACCGTCGAGGGGCGAGTGGCCGCGCTCGATGAGACCATTCCGCTCGTCGCGCAGATAAAAGATATTGCGCTGCGAACCGAGTATGCGCGCCGGTTGGCTGGGCTGGTCGGCGTGGACGACCCGAACCGGATCGTGGCACGAGTGCGGTCCTGGCGACCAGAGGCGCAGCCCCGCACGGGTCGGCGGGCGGCCACGGCCGAGGTCGCGGATCAGCGCGTGGAGCCGAATGCCGACCGCATCGCGCGTCCGAAACCGGACGACCCGAATACCTGGGCCGAGCGTGAGTCGTTGAAGCTGGCGCTCCAGTCGCCGACGCTTGTCGGGCCGGCGTTCGACGTAGCGAGTGAGGATATCTATCGCGTTCCGGCGTACGCGGCACTTCGCCGGTATATCGAGGAAGCGGGTGGAGTGAACAACGCCTCCAGTCCGCAGGAGTGGGTTCCGCAGGTGGCCGAGCTGATCAAGGGCGACGATGCGGACGTACTAAAGCGGCTGCTGCACGAATTGGCCGTCGAGCCGGTGAACGTTCCCGGTGATGGGCCGGATTCGAGGTACGTGACCTCAATCCTCGCGGCGTTGCAGTTGCCGCGGGCGCACGCGCGGATCGCGCAGATCAAATCACGGCTGCAGCGAATCAACCCGATCGAGGACGACGCGACCTACCGGCGGACGTTCGGTGAACTGGTGACGATGGAGCAACTTGCCCGCGGGCTCCGTGAGCAAGCTGCAGGAGGTACCTGA
- a CDS encoding AAA family ATPase translates to MAIKTRKPTGKPSWPIILLTGGEKVGKSYSAAAASASEHVGRTFWIGIGEDDPDEYGAIPGARFEIVEHDGTYRGILNAVDAAAAEPADGAPNVIVLDSATRLWNLLCDMAQNEADERAKRKQRKVGPDGADISMDLWNLAAQRWTHIMDALRAHHGPVLITARQDVVTVIGDDGKPTKDKDRKVQAHKSLPFDVAAIVEFRAFGDAYLTGVKSLKITPDVSKPLGGEFTVEQLWRWLGVLDGDVSERRHADVTAEETAPARPAGVEQAEPQSDEDMATWEALIDAAESVEALQDLWRKARGLPDVQAAINSRALQMKNASEAANAAEDEPSLDVTPDRDAA, encoded by the coding sequence ATGGCGATCAAAACCCGTAAGCCAACCGGCAAACCCTCCTGGCCGATCATTCTTCTCACCGGAGGCGAAAAGGTCGGCAAGTCCTACAGCGCTGCAGCCGCGTCCGCAAGCGAGCATGTCGGCCGCACTTTCTGGATCGGGATCGGTGAAGATGATCCCGACGAGTACGGCGCGATCCCTGGCGCGCGGTTCGAAATCGTCGAACACGACGGCACGTACCGCGGCATCCTGAACGCCGTCGACGCGGCAGCCGCCGAGCCCGCGGACGGCGCCCCGAATGTGATCGTGCTCGACTCCGCGACACGCCTGTGGAATCTGCTGTGCGACATGGCGCAGAACGAAGCCGACGAACGTGCGAAACGGAAACAACGCAAAGTCGGCCCGGACGGCGCCGACATCAGCATGGATCTGTGGAACCTCGCCGCGCAGCGGTGGACCCACATCATGGACGCGCTCCGCGCACACCACGGCCCTGTTCTGATTACCGCGCGGCAGGACGTCGTGACTGTGATTGGCGATGACGGGAAGCCGACCAAGGACAAGGACCGCAAGGTCCAGGCCCATAAGTCGTTGCCGTTCGACGTCGCCGCGATCGTCGAGTTCCGGGCGTTCGGGGACGCTTACCTGACCGGGGTGAAGTCCTTGAAGATCACGCCGGACGTGTCGAAACCGCTCGGCGGCGAGTTCACGGTCGAGCAGTTGTGGCGGTGGCTGGGCGTCCTTGACGGTGATGTGTCCGAGCGCCGTCACGCTGACGTCACCGCCGAGGAGACAGCGCCGGCGCGCCCGGCCGGCGTCGAGCAGGCGGAACCGCAGAGCGACGAAGACATGGCGACGTGGGAAGCGCTCATTGACGCCGCCGAGAGCGTGGAGGCTCTCCAGGACCTGTGGCGTAAAGCGAGGGGGCTCCCGGATGTCCAGGCCGCGATCAATTCCCGCGCGCTGCAGATGAAGAACGCCAGCGAAGCGGCTAACGCCGCGGAAGACGAACCGTCGTTGGACGTCACACCGGATCGTGATGCGGCATGA
- a CDS encoding DUF3263 domain-containing protein, with product MTHWHPWRALRNRADIDIVWTRGEGSRTIWHDQGVTIEIDTTALQATRRCVAAHELIHIERGIPTNGGGVLAAREERRVDAEAARRLIPIDRLAHALAWSTNPHEAAEELWVHPHVLSVRLATLTDDERDHLAGRGAILDLFDMSAVRYYQRLLALVTTREAIEHDPMLCSRVRRQAAHRQRARNPERVGLGRG from the coding sequence ATGACGCACTGGCACCCGTGGCGCGCACTCCGCAACCGCGCCGACATCGACATCGTGTGGACCCGCGGCGAGGGGTCCCGCACGATCTGGCACGACCAGGGCGTCACCATCGAGATCGACACCACCGCACTGCAAGCCACCCGCCGATGCGTCGCCGCGCACGAACTCATCCACATCGAACGCGGCATCCCCACGAACGGTGGAGGCGTGCTGGCGGCGCGAGAGGAACGCCGCGTCGACGCTGAAGCAGCCCGCCGCCTGATCCCCATCGACCGGCTCGCGCATGCCCTCGCCTGGTCCACCAACCCACACGAAGCCGCCGAGGAACTATGGGTACATCCGCACGTCCTGTCAGTGCGGCTCGCTACCTTGACCGACGACGAGCGAGACCACCTCGCCGGAAGGGGCGCGATCCTCGACCTGTTCGACATGTCCGCTGTCCGGTACTACCAGCGGCTCCTCGCGCTCGTGACGACGCGTGAAGCGATCGAGCACGACCCGATGCTGTGCTCGCGAGTGCGGCGACAAGCAGCGCACCGGCAACGCGCCCGGAACCCAGAACGCGTCGGCCTCGGCCGTGGCTAG
- a CDS encoding helix-turn-helix domain-containing protein, with product MNEPKIWLNTAEAAEYTGYSAYTIRVACESRELQGVQRRKGGLWRIRREWLDNWLMGKRAA from the coding sequence ATGAACGAACCCAAAATCTGGCTCAACACCGCCGAAGCCGCCGAATACACCGGCTACAGCGCGTACACGATCCGTGTCGCGTGCGAGTCCCGCGAACTGCAGGGCGTGCAGCGCCGCAAAGGCGGGCTGTGGCGGATCCGCCGCGAATGGCTCGACAACTGGCTGATGGGGAAGCGGGCCGCGTGA